A genomic stretch from Motacilla alba alba isolate MOTALB_02 chromosome 29, Motacilla_alba_V1.0_pri, whole genome shotgun sequence includes:
- the LOC119712745 gene encoding olfactory receptor 14J1-like, which translates to MMTFYTDPHAKTVQMSNNSSISHFLLLALADTRQLQLLHFCLLLGISLAALLGNGLTISAVACGQHLHTPMFFFLLNLALSDLGSICTTVPKAMHNSLWDTRTISYTGCAAQVFFFLFFITAGYSLLTIMCYDRYVSICKALHYGTLLGSRACAHMAAAAWASAFLNALMHTATTFSLPLCQGNALGQFFCEIPQILKLSCSQSNTLREVGLIALSACLVFSCFVFIVFSYVQIFRAVLRIPSEQGRHKAFSTCLPHLAVVSLFVSTGIFAQLKPPSISSPTLDLALSVLYSVVPPALNPLIYSLRNQELKAAVWRLMTGCFQKH; encoded by the coding sequence atgatgaCTTTTTATACAGATCCTCATGCCAAGACAGTGCAAATGTCCAACaacagctccatcagccacttcctcctgctggcattggcagacacgcggcagctgcagctcctgcacttctgcctcttgctgggcatctccctggctgccctcctgggcaacggcctcaccatcagcgccgtagcctgcggccagcacctgcacacgcccatgttcttcttcctgctcaacctggccctcagcgacctgggctccatctgcaccactgtccccaaagccatgcacaattccctctgggacaccaggaccatctcctacacaggatgtgctgcacaggtctttttctttctgttctttatcACAGCAGGGTATTCCCTCCTGACCAtcatgtgctacgaccgctacgtgtccatctgcaaagccctgcactacgggaccctcctgggcagcagagcttgtgcccacatggcagcagctgcctgggccagtgccttTCTCAATGCTCTCATGCACACGGCCACTACGttttccctgcctctgtgccagggcaatgccctgggccagttcttctgtgaaatcccacagatcctcaagctctcctgctcacaATCCAATACCCTCAGGGAAGTTGGACTCATTGCACTTAGCGCCTGTTTGGTATTTAgttgttttgtgtttattgttttctcctatgtgcagatcttcagggctgtgctgaggatcccctctgagcagggtcggcacaaagccttttccacctgcctgcCTCACCTGGCCGTGGTTTCCCTGTTTGTCAGCACTGGCATATTTGCTCAGTTGAAGCCcccctccatctcctctccaaccctggatctggccctgtcagttctgtattcggtggtgcctccagccctgaaccccctcatctacagcctgaggaaccaggagctcaaggctgcagtgtggagactgatgactggatgctttcagaaacattaa